In Nocardia sputorum, a single genomic region encodes these proteins:
- a CDS encoding alpha/beta hydrolase codes for MATRREQVMFNSLGTSCAGDLYLPEADAPVPGLVLGHSGVMVKEALAVFAPHFVRAGFAVLAIDYRTVGASEGEPRGQDYPQRQVEDFRSAISYLQSRPEVDTARIGLWGVSVGGSVAVQAAVLDRRVKCVVVQSPSVWNGWRYLERLVGRAGVQALRDRLDEDWQRRYEGGASARVPHLSLDGETVRDTPDLAAEMFPSYRNEKTLDSTEHLLTFAPEDLIHRLAPTPLLMIANGGWDPYHMLEEAQSAFARAGEPKRLEVLPYDVLGLYTGPGLDEAMALAVDWFDRYLRKTRLATVTPTPTRESVAAMTQ; via the coding sequence ATGGCTACGCGTCGTGAGCAGGTGATGTTCAACAGTCTCGGCACCTCGTGCGCCGGTGACCTGTACTTGCCGGAGGCGGACGCCCCGGTTCCCGGCCTGGTGCTGGGGCACAGCGGGGTGATGGTCAAGGAGGCGCTGGCCGTGTTCGCGCCGCACTTCGTGCGCGCCGGGTTCGCCGTGCTGGCGATCGACTACCGCACGGTCGGTGCCAGCGAGGGCGAACCTAGGGGCCAGGACTATCCGCAGCGGCAGGTGGAGGACTTCCGAAGCGCGATCTCCTACCTACAGAGCCGACCGGAGGTGGACACGGCACGGATCGGGTTGTGGGGGGTCAGCGTCGGTGGCTCTGTCGCGGTGCAGGCCGCGGTGCTCGACCGGCGCGTGAAGTGTGTCGTGGTGCAGAGCCCCAGCGTGTGGAACGGGTGGCGGTACCTGGAGCGGTTGGTCGGCCGCGCCGGTGTGCAGGCGCTGCGGGACCGGCTGGACGAGGACTGGCAGCGTCGCTACGAGGGCGGGGCCAGTGCCCGGGTCCCGCACCTGAGCCTGGACGGGGAGACCGTACGGGACACGCCGGACCTGGCTGCGGAGATGTTCCCCAGCTACCGCAACGAGAAGACACTCGACTCCACCGAGCACCTGCTCACCTTCGCGCCCGAGGATCTCATCCACCGGCTGGCGCCAACCCCGCTGTTGATGATCGCCAACGGCGGGTGGGACCCGTACCACATGCTCGAGGAGGCACAGAGCGCGTTCGCCAGGGCTGGCGAGCCGAAACGGCTGGAGGTGCTGCCCTATGACGTCCTCGGCCTCTACACCGGTCCGGGCCTGGACGAGGCGATGGCGCTGGCCGTGGATTGGTTCGACCGCTACCTGCGCAAGACCCGGCTCGCCACTGTCACTCCGACGCCCACCCGCGAGTCGGTTGCCGCTATGACACAGTGA
- a CDS encoding fatty acid desaturase family protein, which produces MATSLAEPRQDLVSAIMLIDSGPRLDAVTDNDPVGNLLFVPAIGQPLWPLLPDVVLRQAMSSAFTRDVQIPDRFVADLRGMTYRSLTASDDDLRNGPKRTGSPTSACRPWCALWRSGQALAAGFFRGLPPRPGHSDRQPRLWPHANGHPNWSAASVRGRHRISLRSPIPCHTRGLRATRIRPIASGYRNRRPAPTSTGRHRGRMEVASPTQFSGRSMTTPALVPESSPRSPRRGADGDYARLLRRISDAGLMNRRPVYYAVRLSLVGLAFAAGWAAFVLVGDSWWTLLVAGFMAVTFAQIALVMHDVAHRQVFRLRQPTELVGRLVGNAGIGLGYGWWQDKHTRHHANPNHEELDPDVAPDILLWSQQQARSSRGLPRLIGRAQAFLFFPLLLLEGVNLHVAGVRALRNRSIKHRAFEGALLFVHFATYLAALFAVLPADKAFAFLAVHQGLFGLYMGCIFAPNHKGMPTLTGDERPDYLRRQVLTSRNVRGGALTDLALGGLNYQIEHHLFPSMPTPNLRHAQVIVRDYCTEIGVPYHETGLISSYREALRHLHHVGAPLRTPDRNPGVPQRDH; this is translated from the coding sequence GTGGCCACCTCCCTGGCCGAACCGCGCCAAGACCTGGTGTCGGCGATCATGCTGATCGACTCCGGTCCCCGCCTGGACGCCGTCACCGACAACGATCCGGTCGGCAACCTGCTGTTCGTTCCGGCGATCGGGCAGCCGCTGTGGCCGCTGCTCCCGGACGTCGTCCTCCGGCAAGCCATGAGCTCCGCGTTCACCCGGGACGTGCAGATCCCCGACCGGTTCGTCGCCGACCTGCGCGGCATGACCTACCGCAGTCTCACCGCGTCGGACGACGACCTGCGGAACGGACCGAAACGGACCGGCTCACCGACCTCGGCGTGCCGGCCGTGGTGCGCTCTATGGCGCTCAGGACAAGCGTTGGCAGCCGGGTTCTTTCGAGGACTACCGCCGCGTCCCGGGCATTCGGATCGCCAGCCTCGACTGTGGCCACACGCCAATGGTCATCCAAACTGGTCAGCCGCCTCGGTTCGCGGCAGGCATCGAATATCACTCCGCAGTCCGATTCCATGTCATACCAGAGGGTTACGGGCAACGAGAATCCGGCCGATAGCTTCGGGGTATCGCAATCGGCGCCCCGCCCCGACATCGACCGGCCGGCATCGTGGACGGATGGAGGTGGCGTCTCCGACTCAGTTCTCAGGAAGATCTATGACGACACCTGCCTTGGTCCCCGAGTCATCTCCACGGTCACCGCGGCGCGGCGCCGACGGTGATTACGCCCGTCTGTTGCGCCGGATCTCCGACGCGGGACTGATGAACCGGCGTCCCGTGTACTACGCCGTCCGGCTCAGCCTCGTCGGACTCGCGTTTGCAGCCGGCTGGGCGGCGTTCGTCCTCGTCGGCGATTCGTGGTGGACGCTGCTGGTCGCGGGGTTCATGGCCGTGACGTTCGCTCAAATCGCGCTCGTCATGCACGATGTCGCGCACCGCCAAGTCTTCCGGCTGCGGCAGCCGACGGAGCTCGTGGGACGACTCGTCGGCAACGCCGGCATCGGCCTGGGCTACGGCTGGTGGCAGGACAAGCACACCCGGCATCACGCCAATCCGAACCACGAGGAACTCGACCCCGATGTCGCGCCCGACATTCTGCTCTGGTCACAACAGCAGGCACGGTCCAGCCGCGGCCTGCCTCGTCTCATCGGGAGGGCGCAGGCGTTCCTGTTCTTCCCCCTCCTGTTGCTGGAGGGCGTGAACCTTCATGTGGCCGGTGTACGTGCGCTCAGAAATCGATCGATCAAACACCGGGCATTCGAGGGCGCGCTGCTGTTCGTCCACTTCGCCACCTACCTGGCCGCGCTGTTCGCGGTTCTGCCCGCCGACAAAGCCTTCGCGTTCCTCGCTGTCCACCAAGGTCTGTTCGGCCTGTACATGGGCTGCATCTTCGCCCCGAACCACAAGGGCATGCCGACCTTGACCGGCGACGAACGCCCCGACTACCTCCGTCGCCAGGTGCTGACCTCCCGCAACGTGCGGGGTGGCGCGTTGACCGACCTCGCCCTCGGCGGGCTCAACTATCAGATCGAGCATCATTTGTTCCCGAGCATGCCGACGCCGAACCTGCGTCACGCCCAGGTGATCGTCCGCGACTACTGCACCGAAATCGGCGTGCCCTACCACGAAACCGGGCTGATCTCCTCTTACCGCGAGGCACTGAGACACCTGCACCACGTCGGCGCTCCCCTGCGCACCCCCGATCGAAACCCGGGAGTGCCACAACGCGATCACTGA
- a CDS encoding class I SAM-dependent methyltransferase — protein sequence MQRLRLDLDPLRETSLLTLYARALDTKLPHPILGDTHSAGIADLIDYDFAKLDLKPSLVCGTALRAKHLDDAVRTFVAGHPDAVVLDLGCGLDTRVLRCDPPAGVDWYDVDFPDIVDLRPQFLPDRSLRIGADLTTPGWLDPLPRDRPAMIVAEGLLPFLPGDTFQRMARELTAHFDTGELAINGYTRFAAWSMKYHPTIKAIGITAAQGFDDPHEPETWNAGLTMVEERLLTRAPEVADFPQPLRAATRLMSHSTALSRQGNRVLRYRF from the coding sequence GTGCAACGCCTGCGACTGGACCTGGACCCGCTCCGGGAAACCTCGCTGCTCACCCTCTACGCGAGGGCTCTGGACACCAAGCTTCCCCACCCGATCCTCGGCGACACCCACTCCGCCGGCATCGCCGACCTGATCGACTACGACTTCGCCAAGCTCGACCTGAAGCCCAGCCTCGTCTGCGGCACCGCTCTACGCGCCAAGCATCTCGACGATGCGGTCCGGACGTTCGTCGCCGGCCACCCTGACGCCGTCGTGCTCGACCTCGGCTGCGGACTCGACACACGCGTCCTCCGCTGCGACCCGCCCGCCGGCGTCGACTGGTACGACGTCGACTTCCCCGACATCGTCGACCTGCGGCCCCAGTTCCTCCCGGACCGGTCCCTGCGCATCGGCGCCGATCTGACCACACCGGGCTGGCTCGACCCGCTGCCTCGCGACCGGCCGGCCATGATCGTCGCCGAGGGCCTGCTGCCGTTCCTGCCAGGCGACACCTTCCAGCGGATGGCCCGAGAGTTGACCGCGCACTTCGACACCGGCGAACTCGCCATCAACGGCTACACCCGCTTCGCCGCCTGGTCGATGAAGTACCACCCGACGATCAAGGCCATCGGCATCACCGCCGCTCAGGGCTTCGACGACCCGCACGAGCCCGAGACCTGGAACGCCGGCCTGACCATGGTCGAGGAGCGACTACTCACCCGCGCCCCGGAAGTCGCCGACTTTCCCCAGCCACTGCGCGCGGCCACCCGGCTCATGAGCCACAGCACCGCACTGTCCCGGCAAGGCAACCGCGTACTCCGCTACCGGTTCTGA
- a CDS encoding GbsR/MarR family transcriptional regulator — MPDQDNQDEVLRWVERVATFCVEEWALAPITGRILGLLMICDPPERSAGQIAEMIQASRASLTSNMRFLAAIGLVRKVRVPGDRTTYYRIEDDAWHKVIQRKLDSLGAFGDIADEGMKLAGASGAHTERIRAAQQSLTWLRDIAARNPPTT, encoded by the coding sequence ATGCCCGATCAGGACAACCAGGACGAGGTGCTGCGGTGGGTCGAGCGGGTGGCCACGTTCTGCGTGGAGGAATGGGCGCTCGCGCCGATCACCGGGCGCATCCTGGGCTTGCTGATGATCTGCGACCCGCCCGAGCGCTCCGCCGGCCAGATCGCGGAGATGATCCAGGCCAGCCGCGCTTCGCTGACCTCGAACATGCGTTTCCTCGCCGCCATCGGCCTTGTCCGCAAGGTTCGCGTGCCAGGTGACCGCACCACCTACTACCGCATCGAGGACGACGCCTGGCACAAGGTGATCCAGCGCAAGCTCGACAGCCTCGGCGCCTTCGGCGACATCGCCGACGAAGGCATGAAACTCGCCGGCGCCAGTGGGGCTCACACCGAACGCATCCGTGCCGCCCAACAGTCGCTGACCTGGCTCCGCGACATCGCCGCCCGCAATCCTCCGACAACGTAA
- a CDS encoding FAD-dependent monooxygenase, with the protein MSNTRVLVAGASIAGPALAHWLRRRGAEVTVVERAPELRPGGQAVDARGVAKEVIRRMGLDAAVRAARTETAGAYTVDVDGNVLETFRADDDGGDGYISEIEILRGDLSRVLYDDTRDGVEYVFGDRIAELTQDADGVDVAFAGGDRRRFDLVVGADGLHSALRAMVFGPRERFVRHLGLVLAFYSVPNEFGLDRWLIDYQESGRSAGLRPIRDAGQAMAMFSFPSGDFDVDDRDVAAQKRLLRERMAGMGWLTPRILAHLDDTPDFYLDQVAQVVMDRWSSGRVGLLGDAAFSSSPMSGAGTGLALVGAYLLAGELAAAGWDPEAGFAGYERRMRSFVEANQEIGRLHVRSREVPGPGAEPSIDFTGEWFTELLERAINGVELPDYAGVPDSGATAGPPITSSAKP; encoded by the coding sequence GTGAGCAATACCAGGGTGTTGGTGGCGGGGGCGAGCATCGCGGGGCCCGCGCTGGCGCACTGGTTGCGTCGGCGGGGGGCCGAGGTGACCGTGGTGGAGCGGGCACCCGAGCTGCGTCCCGGTGGGCAGGCGGTGGACGCGCGCGGGGTGGCCAAGGAGGTCATCCGGCGGATGGGGCTGGACGCGGCGGTGCGCGCGGCCCGCACCGAGACCGCCGGCGCGTACACCGTTGATGTGGACGGGAACGTGCTGGAGACCTTCCGCGCGGACGACGACGGCGGCGACGGGTACATCTCGGAGATCGAGATCCTGCGCGGGGACCTGTCCCGGGTGCTTTACGACGACACCCGCGACGGTGTGGAGTACGTCTTCGGAGACCGGATCGCCGAGCTCACCCAGGACGCGGACGGAGTCGATGTGGCCTTCGCGGGTGGCGACCGGCGGCGCTTCGACCTGGTGGTCGGGGCGGACGGGCTGCACTCGGCGCTGCGAGCGATGGTCTTCGGGCCACGCGAGCGGTTCGTCCGCCACCTCGGGCTCGTGCTGGCCTTCTACAGTGTGCCCAACGAGTTCGGGCTGGACCGCTGGCTGATCGATTATCAGGAGTCCGGGCGCTCCGCCGGCCTCCGGCCCATCCGGGACGCCGGCCAGGCGATGGCCATGTTCTCCTTCCCCTCGGGGGACTTCGACGTCGACGACCGCGACGTCGCGGCCCAGAAGCGCCTGCTGCGTGAGCGGATGGCCGGTATGGGCTGGTTGACCCCGCGCATCCTCGCCCACCTGGACGACACCCCGGACTTCTACCTCGACCAGGTCGCCCAGGTGGTGATGGACCGCTGGTCGAGCGGACGGGTGGGGTTGCTCGGGGACGCGGCGTTCAGCTCGTCGCCGATGTCCGGGGCGGGCACCGGGCTGGCGCTGGTCGGCGCCTACCTGTTGGCCGGAGAGCTGGCCGCTGCCGGGTGGGACCCGGAGGCCGGGTTCGCCGGCTACGAGCGGCGGATGCGCTCGTTCGTCGAGGCCAACCAGGAAATCGGCCGGTTGCACGTGCGCAGCCGCGAGGTCCCCGGGCCGGGCGCCGAGCCGAGCATCGATTTCACCGGCGAATGGTTCACCGAACTTCTCGAGCGTGCGATCAACGGCGTCGAGCTGCCCGACTACGCAGGGGTGCCGGACTCCGGAGCCACGGCCGGACCGCCGATCACCTCGTCGGCCAAGCCGTAG
- a CDS encoding NAD(P)/FAD-dependent oxidoreductase translates to MKHRIVVLGAGYAGATAAGRLAKRLHRDDVEITLVNADPDFVERVRLHQLAAGQDLPVRPLRKMFAGTGVEVRIAWVDSIDADRKTVGLIGDQGAETLAYDTLVYALGSTVADFGVPGVAEHAHHVASKHAALRLRERLSQLAAGETVLIVGGGLTSIEVAAEIAEARPDLDVAIAARGGVGDWLDEKAQNHLRSAFERFGITVHEHADVIRVTADGVTTRSGAEILAQVTVWTAGFAVHPIAAASTLTVSESGRIVVDATQRSVSHPDVYAVGDAAHAAGVGGRTLRMGCATASPMAWLGADAIAARLTGRAVPDAPIGYNSQCISLGRRDAIVQKVTKEDQPTSKVDVGRKAARVKELICSIAAWCVKHPTLLAPSRRRRVVAIGAEAPVATV, encoded by the coding sequence ATGAAGCACCGCATCGTCGTCCTCGGAGCCGGGTACGCCGGAGCCACCGCCGCCGGCCGCCTGGCCAAGCGACTGCACCGCGACGACGTCGAGATCACCCTCGTCAACGCCGACCCCGACTTCGTCGAACGGGTGCGCCTGCACCAGCTCGCCGCCGGGCAGGACCTGCCGGTTCGTCCACTGCGCAAGATGTTCGCCGGCACCGGGGTCGAGGTGCGCATCGCATGGGTCGATTCGATCGACGCGGACCGCAAGACCGTCGGACTGATCGGCGATCAGGGCGCTGAGACCCTCGCCTACGACACACTCGTCTACGCCCTGGGCAGCACCGTCGCCGATTTCGGCGTGCCTGGCGTCGCCGAGCACGCTCACCATGTGGCGAGCAAGCACGCCGCGCTGCGGCTGCGGGAGCGCCTGAGCCAACTGGCGGCGGGTGAGACCGTGCTGATCGTCGGAGGTGGTCTGACCAGTATCGAGGTAGCCGCCGAAATTGCCGAGGCGCGCCCGGATCTGGACGTCGCGATCGCCGCGCGCGGTGGCGTCGGCGACTGGCTCGACGAGAAGGCGCAGAATCACCTGCGCAGCGCGTTCGAACGCTTCGGGATCACCGTCCACGAGCACGCCGACGTCATCAGGGTCACCGCAGATGGCGTGACCACCCGCTCGGGAGCGGAGATCCTTGCGCAAGTGACCGTCTGGACAGCGGGATTCGCCGTGCACCCGATCGCGGCCGCCAGCACGCTCACCGTTTCCGAGTCCGGGCGGATCGTCGTCGACGCCACCCAGCGCTCGGTCTCGCATCCGGATGTATACGCCGTCGGCGATGCCGCACACGCCGCGGGAGTGGGCGGCAGGACGTTGCGCATGGGCTGCGCCACCGCCTCCCCGATGGCCTGGCTGGGTGCCGATGCCATTGCCGCTCGGCTGACCGGACGTGCGGTTCCCGACGCCCCCATCGGCTACAACAGCCAGTGCATCAGCCTCGGTCGCCGCGATGCCATCGTGCAGAAGGTGACCAAGGAGGATCAGCCCACCTCCAAGGTGGACGTGGGTCGCAAGGCCGCGCGCGTGAAGGAGCTGATCTGCTCCATCGCGGCCTGGTGCGTGAAGCACCCGACGCTACTGGCGCCGAGCCGGCGTCGCCGGGTCGTCGCGATCGGCGCGGAGGCTCCGGTCGCGACCGTCTGA